In a genomic window of Gossypium arboreum isolate Shixiya-1 chromosome 9, ASM2569848v2, whole genome shotgun sequence:
- the LOC108455789 gene encoding uncharacterized protein LOC108455789 isoform X1: MEEKKNVGSSSSSITSKLFGSKDLPPSSSAGIFGSIFAPPSKAQIFGRESLRPAGAKTQHSPNEPWNTKPGASALGVVVEGETDNTENRDKSDKYQEQRIYPCHLSSSIYYGGQDVYLYPQGSQSSELDSVFKKDDGEDDSGSATRGNWWQGSLYY, translated from the exons ATGGAGGAAAAGAAAAATGTCGGATCGTCCTCTTCTTCCATCACTTCAAAGCTCTTCGGTTCAAAAGATTTACCACCTTCATCTTCCGCTGGAATTTTCGGCTCTATATTTGCTCCTCCATCTAAG GCTCAGATTTTCGGAAGGGAGTCTCTACGTCCTGCTGGGGCTAAAACCCAGCATTCTCCAAATGAGCCTTGGAATACAAAGCCCGGAGCCTCTG CACTAGGTGTAGTTGTTGAAGGTGAAACTGACAATACGGAAAATCGAGACAAGAGTGACAAGTATCAAGAGCAACGAATATATCCATGTCATTTAAGTTCATCCATCTACTATGGTGGCCAAGATGTGTACTTGTATCCCCAGGGTAGCCAGAGCTCTGAATTGGACTCTGTG TTCAAGAAAGATGACGGAGAAGACGATTCAGGGAGTGCAACAAGAGGAAACTGGTGGCAAG GGTCTCTATACTACTAA
- the LOC108455789 gene encoding uncharacterized protein LOC108455789 isoform X2, with product MEEKKNVGSSSSSITSKLFGSKDLPPSSSAGIFGSIFAPPSKAQIFGRESLRPAGAKTQHSPNEPWNTKPGASGVVVEGETDNTENRDKSDKYQEQRIYPCHLSSSIYYGGQDVYLYPQGSQSSELDSVFKKDDGEDDSGSATRGNWWQGSLYY from the exons ATGGAGGAAAAGAAAAATGTCGGATCGTCCTCTTCTTCCATCACTTCAAAGCTCTTCGGTTCAAAAGATTTACCACCTTCATCTTCCGCTGGAATTTTCGGCTCTATATTTGCTCCTCCATCTAAG GCTCAGATTTTCGGAAGGGAGTCTCTACGTCCTGCTGGGGCTAAAACCCAGCATTCTCCAAATGAGCCTTGGAATACAAAGCCCGGAGCCTCTG GTGTAGTTGTTGAAGGTGAAACTGACAATACGGAAAATCGAGACAAGAGTGACAAGTATCAAGAGCAACGAATATATCCATGTCATTTAAGTTCATCCATCTACTATGGTGGCCAAGATGTGTACTTGTATCCCCAGGGTAGCCAGAGCTCTGAATTGGACTCTGTG TTCAAGAAAGATGACGGAGAAGACGATTCAGGGAGTGCAACAAGAGGAAACTGGTGGCAAG GGTCTCTATACTACTAA
- the LOC108455789 gene encoding uncharacterized protein LOC108455789 isoform X3 — MEEKKNVGSSSSSITSKLFGSKDLPPSSSAGIFGSIFAPPSKAQIFGRESLRPAGAKTQHSPNEPWNTKPGASVVEGETDNTENRDKSDKYQEQRIYPCHLSSSIYYGGQDVYLYPQGSQSSELDSVFKKDDGEDDSGSATRGNWWQGSLYY, encoded by the exons ATGGAGGAAAAGAAAAATGTCGGATCGTCCTCTTCTTCCATCACTTCAAAGCTCTTCGGTTCAAAAGATTTACCACCTTCATCTTCCGCTGGAATTTTCGGCTCTATATTTGCTCCTCCATCTAAG GCTCAGATTTTCGGAAGGGAGTCTCTACGTCCTGCTGGGGCTAAAACCCAGCATTCTCCAAATGAGCCTTGGAATACAAAGCCCGGAGCCTCTG TTGTTGAAGGTGAAACTGACAATACGGAAAATCGAGACAAGAGTGACAAGTATCAAGAGCAACGAATATATCCATGTCATTTAAGTTCATCCATCTACTATGGTGGCCAAGATGTGTACTTGTATCCCCAGGGTAGCCAGAGCTCTGAATTGGACTCTGTG TTCAAGAAAGATGACGGAGAAGACGATTCAGGGAGTGCAACAAGAGGAAACTGGTGGCAAG GGTCTCTATACTACTAA